Proteins co-encoded in one uncultured Draconibacterium sp. genomic window:
- a CDS encoding PHB depolymerase family esterase, which translates to MKQLTTIIILILTSIGLQAQTIDTFLLQYPISKYDTVVHKRIIEKLDKNNLIHVQDYYPNGQVQMDATYSNFNKKVKEELQCNYRTNTKQGNYKEWSKNGQLIYDAKYKNGLRDGLAVSWYNTGIIESEKNWSNGQLNGICKYWNEKGNLEYEITFKNGINQSPETVFYKYITYLPADYANDLSKEYPLLIFLHGGSARGKDTLDLYSSGPFDQIYRGRNFPFIVVAPQCPKHLRWSTENWFENFYSDLIKKYRIDTNRVYLTGASLGGSGTWYLATKYPDKFTAIAPMSGFTRHMDYISENIENLKNIPIWAFHGESDNVVPVKETDYLITKLSEINNQIKYTREKDVGHSIHWLVYPETEIYDWFLKHEK; encoded by the coding sequence ATGAAGCAACTAACAACTATAATAATCCTGATTTTGACTTCGATTGGTTTGCAAGCCCAAACGATTGATACATTTCTTTTGCAATATCCGATTTCTAAATATGATACGGTTGTTCACAAACGAATAATTGAAAAATTGGATAAAAACAATTTGATTCATGTCCAAGATTATTATCCAAACGGACAGGTTCAAATGGATGCAACTTACTCAAATTTCAATAAAAAGGTAAAAGAGGAACTTCAATGTAATTACCGAACAAATACAAAACAAGGAAATTACAAAGAGTGGTCAAAGAATGGACAGCTTATTTACGATGCCAAATATAAAAATGGACTAAGAGACGGATTAGCCGTTTCCTGGTACAACACTGGGATTATAGAATCTGAAAAAAACTGGAGTAATGGGCAATTAAATGGTATTTGTAAATATTGGAATGAGAAAGGCAATTTAGAGTATGAAATAACATTCAAAAATGGCATTAATCAATCCCCGGAAACCGTTTTTTACAAATACATTACTTATTTACCAGCCGATTATGCCAATGATTTATCTAAAGAATATCCTTTATTAATTTTTCTTCATGGAGGCTCTGCTCGTGGAAAAGATACACTTGATTTATATAGTTCGGGACCATTTGACCAAATTTATAGAGGACGCAATTTCCCTTTTATAGTTGTTGCTCCACAATGTCCAAAACATTTACGCTGGTCGACTGAAAACTGGTTTGAAAATTTCTATTCTGACTTGATAAAAAAATATAGGATTGATACAAACAGAGTTTATTTAACAGGAGCTAGTCTTGGTGGTTCTGGAACCTGGTATCTCGCAACAAAATATCCTGACAAATTTACTGCAATTGCCCCAATGAGTGGTTTCACCAGACACATGGATTATATTTCTGAAAATATTGAAAATTTAAAAAACATTCCTATTTGGGCTTTTCATGGAGAATCAGACAATGTTGTTCCCGTTAAAGAAACAGATTATTTGATAACCAAACTATCCGAAATAAATAACCAAATCAAATATACAAGAGAAAAAGATGTTGGTCATTCGATTCATTGGTTAGTATATCCTGAGACTGAAATATATGATTGGTTTTTAAAACATGAAAAATGA
- a CDS encoding endonuclease/exonuclease/phosphatase family protein has product MKIVTWNCNGAFRKKFEYISDFNADIYIIQECENPALSRHPKYQEWAENYIWIGDTKNKGLAIFAKRGIELKKLDWSNKFKDHSVKYFLPCKINQDFDLLAVWTHRNNSPNFGYIGQLWKYLQVNKDKLNTTIIAGDFNSNTIWDEWDRWWNHSDVVNELKEIGIESLYHEFTGEQQGKETNPTLYFQRKVERPYHIDYVFGAKKFSNRLKKIEVGQADKWLEISDHMPILCEIDD; this is encoded by the coding sequence ATGAAGATTGTAACTTGGAATTGTAATGGAGCATTTAGAAAGAAGTTTGAATATATTTCGGACTTCAATGCTGACATTTACATTATCCAAGAATGTGAAAATCCAGCCTTGTCTCGACACCCAAAATATCAAGAATGGGCTGAAAACTACATTTGGATTGGCGACACCAAAAACAAAGGACTTGCGATTTTTGCTAAAAGGGGAATTGAATTAAAAAAACTCGATTGGTCAAATAAGTTCAAAGACCATTCTGTAAAATACTTTTTACCTTGTAAAATAAATCAGGACTTTGACTTACTTGCTGTTTGGACACACAGAAACAATTCTCCGAATTTCGGATACATTGGACAATTGTGGAAATATTTACAAGTCAATAAAGACAAACTGAATACCACAATTATCGCAGGAGATTTTAATAGTAATACAATTTGGGACGAATGGGACAGGTGGTGGAATCATTCAGACGTAGTGAATGAATTAAAGGAAATTGGAATAGAAAGTCTTTACCACGAATTTACAGGAGAACAGCAAGGAAAAGAGACGAATCCGACATTGTATTTTCAACGAAAAGTTGAAAGACCTTATCATATTGACTATGTTTTTGGTGCTAAAAAGTTCTCTAACCGACTAAAGAAAATTGAAGTCGGACAAGCAGATAAATGGTTGGAAATAAGCGACCATATGCCAATTTTGTGTGAGATTGACGACTAA
- a CDS encoding IS110 family transposase produces MTKINHFVGVDVSKDKFDVWDNVAGHRSYPNDSKGYRQFAKQLPANSFCVMEATASYYQQLAMYLYEHDIELAVVNPISIKRFIQMKLQQNKTDKSDARMIALYGQEQPGLSRWIPAPGYITKCKQLQQVIVIYLKQNTSLKNHIQSLESRGVKSGVLIRSLKRQLKQVRQEIDLLEAEMQSLIQQYDADLFANLSSIPGIGKKTAAFLIILTNGFRDFDNYRQMSSFCGLSPTEHSSGTSVKGRSRISKRGNPYIRNQLFMCSFTACQCNAQCRSLYQRLVNKGKSKKLALIAVCNKLIKQAFSIAKSGIPYDPDYRSSIAGQ; encoded by the coding sequence ATGACTAAAATTAATCATTTTGTTGGAGTTGACGTATCAAAAGACAAATTTGATGTTTGGGACAACGTGGCCGGACATCGTTCTTATCCGAATGACAGCAAGGGGTATCGCCAGTTTGCCAAACAATTGCCGGCCAATAGTTTTTGTGTTATGGAAGCCACAGCTAGTTACTATCAGCAGCTTGCCATGTATTTGTATGAGCATGATATTGAATTGGCGGTAGTTAATCCGATTTCCATCAAGCGCTTCATTCAGATGAAGTTGCAGCAAAACAAGACGGATAAAAGTGATGCCCGCATGATTGCTTTGTACGGACAGGAACAGCCCGGTTTGTCTCGATGGATTCCAGCACCGGGGTACATCACAAAGTGCAAGCAACTTCAGCAGGTGATCGTGATCTATTTAAAACAGAATACCTCCCTGAAAAACCATATTCAGAGTTTGGAAAGCCGGGGTGTTAAAAGCGGTGTGTTGATTCGTTCACTGAAACGACAACTTAAACAGGTGCGTCAGGAAATTGATTTGTTGGAAGCAGAAATGCAATCGCTGATACAGCAGTATGATGCAGATCTGTTTGCCAACCTCTCCAGCATTCCTGGAATTGGGAAAAAGACAGCAGCTTTTCTTATCATTTTAACCAATGGCTTTCGTGATTTTGACAATTATCGCCAGATGTCGTCCTTTTGTGGTTTATCCCCCACAGAACATTCTTCGGGCACCAGCGTAAAAGGTCGTTCACGTATCAGCAAGCGGGGCAATCCATATATTCGGAATCAATTGTTTATGTGTAGTTTTACCGCCTGCCAGTGTAATGCGCAGTGCCGGTCACTTTATCAACGTTTGGTAAACAAAGGGAAATCGAAAAAACTAGCGCTGATTGCAGTGTGTAATAAGTTAATCAAGCAGGCATTTTCGATTGCAAAATCGGGGATACCATACGATCCTGACTATCGAAGTAGTATTGCCGGTCAATAA
- a CDS encoding ATP-binding protein: MELKIALILAVIVQFIAFIITISLIPKTKFSIAWISISVGFLLMAVRRLVEVFYFFREIPTDKVTIVNSWIAVIISLAMLLSSFYIRKIFEVLNRIHQLRKASEAKLLSAIISTEEKERKHFAKELHDGLGPVLSSAKMTISAIDKKNIEAKNTGLLDKVEKLVDNAILTTKEISNHLTPHVLARYGLKKAIETFIRNAMISETIQIKLSATIDKKRYKESIEVVLYRICCELINNTQRHAFASKIAISLTDDNKNIELKYEDNGVGFDSSNEKYGMGLTNIVSRVKALHGTIELISSPQKGFNAHIALPL; encoded by the coding sequence ATGGAATTAAAAATCGCATTGATATTGGCTGTGATTGTGCAATTTATTGCTTTCATAATAACAATAAGCCTAATACCAAAAACAAAATTCAGTATTGCATGGATTAGTATTTCGGTAGGTTTCTTATTAATGGCGGTACGCAGACTTGTTGAAGTATTCTATTTTTTTCGAGAAATTCCTACAGATAAAGTGACTATCGTAAATAGCTGGATTGCAGTAATCATTTCATTAGCCATGCTGTTATCATCTTTTTACATTCGTAAAATATTTGAAGTACTCAACCGGATTCATCAATTGAGAAAAGCAAGTGAAGCAAAATTGCTTTCTGCAATTATATCAACAGAAGAAAAAGAACGAAAACATTTTGCAAAAGAGTTACACGATGGATTAGGTCCTGTATTATCCTCTGCAAAAATGACGATTTCGGCAATCGACAAGAAAAATATTGAAGCAAAAAACACTGGTTTGCTTGATAAAGTTGAAAAACTTGTAGACAATGCCATTTTAACCACTAAAGAAATATCTAATCATTTAACACCACATGTTTTAGCCCGGTACGGATTAAAGAAAGCAATTGAAACCTTTATCCGTAATGCAATGATAAGTGAGACCATTCAAATTAAACTTTCTGCGACTATTGACAAAAAAAGATATAAAGAGAGCATTGAAGTGGTATTGTATCGGATTTGTTGCGAATTAATAAACAACACACAGAGACATGCTTTTGCCTCAAAAATTGCAATATCATTGACAGACGACAATAAAAACATTGAACTCAAATATGAAGATAATGGTGTTGGTTTTGATAGTTCAAATGAGAAGTATGGAATGGGGTTAACAAATATTGTATCAAGAGTTAAAGCTTTGCATGGTACAATAGAATTAATTAGCTCACCACAAAAAGGATTTAATGCACATATTGCTCTGCCCTTATGA
- a CDS encoding response regulator transcription factor — MRNDLKIYIVDDHSLFREGLKYLLSSSEYISEIEEAENGRVFLRNLESFKPDVVLMDLEMPDMNGIEATKEALLQMPDLKIIALSMYSDENFYTEMIEAGAKGFLIKNSQFRDVEAAILEVFNGRNYFSPEILSSIVSSLNRKPEQPECNDLTKRELEVLINICMGLSNAEIAEQLCISKRTVDKHRENILFKTQAKNTAELVVYAIKNGFFEV; from the coding sequence ATGAGAAATGATTTAAAAATATATATTGTTGATGACCACTCCCTTTTTCGTGAGGGATTGAAATATTTATTGAGTAGCAGCGAGTATATTTCTGAAATAGAAGAAGCTGAAAATGGCAGGGTGTTTCTTCGTAATCTGGAATCGTTTAAACCCGATGTGGTTTTAATGGATCTTGAAATGCCAGATATGAATGGTATTGAAGCAACGAAAGAGGCGTTGCTCCAGATGCCTGATCTCAAAATAATAGCACTATCTATGTATTCTGATGAAAATTTCTACACTGAAATGATTGAGGCAGGAGCTAAAGGATTTTTAATTAAGAATTCGCAATTCAGGGATGTTGAAGCCGCTATTTTAGAAGTTTTTAATGGTCGTAATTATTTTTCTCCCGAAATTCTTTCATCTATAGTTTCAAGTTTAAACAGAAAACCAGAACAGCCCGAATGTAACGACCTTACAAAACGTGAATTAGAAGTATTGATTAATATTTGTATGGGGTTATCGAATGCCGAAATTGCGGAGCAATTATGCATTAGCAAACGCACGGTTGATAAACACCGTGAAAATATCCTTTTCAAAACTCAGGCTAAAAACACCGCAGAATTGGTTGTATATGCTATTAAAAATGGTTTCTTCGAAGTCTGA
- a CDS encoding PstS family phosphate ABC transporter substrate-binding protein → MKRISIISSALIALILISSCASKSSKENTISISGAFAIYPLVVKWSEEYQKEHPEVRFNISGGGAGKGMADALAGAVDLGMFSREIAQEEKDKGVWWIGLTIDAVVPTISSKNPFLDSLKVRGLSRDEFKAIFIDNTITSWNAFFQNDNGNEITVYTRSDACGAAGTWAKYLDGKQENLKGVGIYGDPGLAEAVSKDPLGIAFNNTIFAYDIKTGAKREGIDVIPIDINSNGRIDPNENFYNSFDNILQAIANGVYPAPPARELYFVAKGKPQKKAVLNFIKWTLTKGQAFVKEAGYVPIEQSKIESYLSKIKVQ, encoded by the coding sequence ATGAAACGAATAAGTATTATTTCATCAGCACTTATAGCTTTAATTCTGATTAGCTCGTGTGCATCAAAATCAAGTAAAGAAAATACCATAAGCATTTCAGGTGCTTTTGCCATATATCCATTGGTGGTAAAATGGTCGGAGGAATACCAAAAGGAACATCCGGAGGTGAGGTTTAACATTTCAGGAGGAGGAGCAGGTAAAGGAATGGCAGATGCCTTGGCTGGGGCAGTTGACCTTGGAATGTTCTCAAGGGAAATAGCACAGGAAGAAAAAGACAAAGGTGTTTGGTGGATTGGGCTTACCATTGATGCCGTTGTTCCAACCATAAGTAGTAAGAATCCATTCTTAGATTCATTAAAAGTCAGAGGTTTATCTCGTGATGAATTTAAAGCCATTTTCATCGATAATACCATTACATCATGGAACGCTTTTTTTCAAAATGACAACGGTAATGAAATTACTGTTTATACCCGTTCTGATGCTTGTGGTGCCGCTGGTACATGGGCAAAATATTTAGACGGGAAACAGGAAAATTTAAAAGGTGTTGGCATTTATGGCGACCCAGGTTTGGCCGAGGCTGTTAGCAAAGACCCTTTGGGGATTGCATTCAATAATACCATATTTGCTTACGATATTAAAACTGGTGCAAAACGTGAGGGTATTGATGTTATTCCCATCGATATCAATTCAAATGGCAGAATTGACCCCAATGAAAATTTTTATAATTCATTCGATAATATATTGCAAGCCATAGCAAATGGTGTTTACCCTGCACCACCTGCTCGTGAACTGTATTTTGTGGCTAAAGGAAAACCTCAAAAAAAGGCTGTTCTCAATTTTATAAAATGGACACTAACCAAAGGACAGGCTTTTGTAAAGGAAGCTGGTTATGTTCCTATTGAACAATCAAAGATTGAAAGTTACTTGTCAAAAATTAAAGTCCAATAA
- the pstC gene encoding phosphate ABC transporter permease subunit PstC, whose translation MLYRRIVIDKASNAWMITSVATLLILPLIIGIGLYMKANPLLEFKSLSELLGSTIWLPNEKEFGFLSFILGSLYVTIIAFILSAPICLLAAIFLTQYSSKQFLRFMHPVIDILAGLPSVIYGVWGIIVIVPFISDYVAPLFGIKSSGFTILAGGIVLAVMCIPYILNMLIEVFNTVPAGLKEASLSLGSTFWETIKHVVIKKGFPGIISAFGLGIAKAFGETMAVMMVVGNMVQTKFHLFEAGYPLPALIANNYGEMLSIPMYDSALMFAALILFGIILLINLVFRYFIYRTKKHV comes from the coding sequence ATGTTATATCGAAGAATTGTTATCGATAAGGCTTCTAACGCATGGATGATTACATCTGTTGCAACCTTACTGATACTTCCCCTAATCATAGGTATTGGTTTATATATGAAGGCAAATCCATTGCTGGAATTTAAGTCTTTGAGTGAACTTCTAGGTTCAACTATATGGTTGCCCAATGAGAAAGAATTTGGTTTTTTATCGTTTATTCTCGGGTCTTTATATGTTACCATAATTGCATTTATTTTATCGGCACCCATTTGTTTACTTGCAGCAATTTTTCTAACCCAATATTCATCAAAGCAGTTTTTGCGCTTTATGCATCCGGTAATAGATATTCTGGCAGGTCTGCCTTCTGTTATTTACGGTGTTTGGGGCATCATTGTAATTGTACCATTTATTTCAGACTATGTCGCTCCTTTATTCGGTATAAAGAGTTCGGGATTTACAATTCTTGCCGGAGGTATTGTTTTAGCAGTAATGTGCATACCATATATTTTAAATATGCTCATTGAAGTTTTCAATACCGTACCTGCCGGACTAAAAGAAGCATCACTCTCATTAGGTTCAACATTTTGGGAAACCATAAAACATGTTGTCATAAAAAAAGGCTTTCCGGGAATTATATCAGCATTTGGGTTGGGTATTGCTAAGGCTTTTGGCGAAACGATGGCTGTTATGATGGTAGTTGGAAACATGGTTCAAACCAAATTTCACTTGTTTGAGGCTGGTTATCCGCTTCCTGCGCTTATCGCTAATAATTATGGAGAAATGCTTTCTATTCCAATGTACGATTCTGCTTTAATGTTTGCTGCGCTTATTTTATTCGGCATCATTTTGCTGATAAATCTTGTTTTTAGGTATTTTATTTATAGAACAAAGAAGCATGTATAA
- the pstA gene encoding phosphate ABC transporter permease PstA, whose protein sequence is MYKRKIIEEKIFKALAAMATWSIITTLAFIIILIFMKGFHALSWDMVFKTPKGGYYYGGEGGVLNAIVGSLYISIGATLIATIIGIPSALCLNVHLSKYKNTQNTIRYILDALWGVPSIVYGAFGFALMLYLGMNASLLAGIITVALLIIPIVVRTFDEVLSTIPLGLHEAALSLGSTRTEMAFRVIFKQGFPGFITALLLAFGRGIGDAASVLFTAGYTDLIPIHLDEPAATLPLAIFFQLSSPMPEVRERAYAAAAILTIIILIISLTARFLSKRFSGTNLK, encoded by the coding sequence ATGTATAAAAGAAAAATAATTGAAGAAAAAATATTCAAAGCTTTAGCTGCTATGGCAACATGGTCTATCATTACAACTTTAGCATTTATTATTATCCTAATATTTATGAAAGGTTTTCATGCCTTATCGTGGGATATGGTTTTTAAAACACCAAAAGGCGGATATTACTATGGTGGCGAAGGCGGTGTTTTAAATGCTATTGTTGGTTCCTTATATATATCGATTGGAGCAACTTTAATTGCAACAATCATTGGTATTCCTTCGGCTTTATGCTTAAATGTGCATTTGTCGAAGTATAAAAACACCCAAAATACCATTCGTTATATTCTTGATGCATTGTGGGGAGTTCCCTCCATTGTTTATGGAGCTTTTGGGTTTGCTTTAATGCTGTATTTAGGAATGAACGCTTCATTACTAGCTGGGATAATAACGGTAGCCTTATTAATTATTCCAATTGTTGTCAGAACCTTTGACGAAGTGCTAAGCACCATTCCTTTAGGCTTACATGAAGCTGCGTTATCGCTAGGGTCAACTCGAACAGAAATGGCATTTCGAGTCATTTTTAAACAAGGATTTCCTGGTTTTATTACCGCTTTGCTTTTAGCATTTGGGCGTGGTATTGGCGATGCTGCATCAGTGCTTTTTACTGCCGGGTATACCGATTTGATACCCATACATCTTGATGAACCTGCAGCAACATTACCCTTGGCAATTTTCTTCCAGTTAAGTTCCCCCATGCCAGAAGTTAGAGAACGTGCTTATGCTGCAGCGGCTATATTAACGATTATCATTTTGATAATTAGTTTAACTGCCCGTTTTCTTTCCAAAAGATTTTCTGGAACCAATTTAAAATGA
- a CDS encoding phosphate ABC transporter ATP-binding protein: MYLLKEEMITHEKEIAVSNDIDTDSILQINNLNVFAGEHHILKNINLKIPKNRVTVLLGPSGCGKTTLLKSMNRLTDIHKELNVSGHIYIENDDILNTSRNIPTIRQKMGLLGQRPYPLPMSIYKNVAYGIKLKGVRDKKLIDYNIEKHLKEVGLWDEVKDRLHASPESLSIGQQQRLCLARGLAVKPRIILADEPTSALDPISSKIIENLFRKLKEQYTIILVTHVLRQAVRLADNVVFMSNGEIIEQGSPEKLFKNPATDKLKEYMVDGN; the protein is encoded by the coding sequence ATGTATCTGTTAAAAGAAGAAATGATTACTCACGAAAAAGAGATTGCAGTTTCAAATGATATTGATACAGATTCAATATTACAAATCAATAATTTAAATGTTTTTGCAGGTGAACACCATATTCTTAAAAATATAAACCTGAAAATACCCAAAAACAGGGTTACTGTTTTATTGGGGCCTTCGGGATGTGGAAAAACCACGCTGCTTAAAAGTATGAATAGGTTAACAGATATTCATAAAGAGTTAAATGTATCAGGTCATATTTATATTGAAAACGATGACATTTTAAATACTTCCAGAAACATTCCGACTATCAGGCAAAAAATGGGACTGTTGGGACAACGCCCATATCCCTTACCAATGTCTATCTATAAAAATGTAGCTTATGGAATAAAGCTTAAAGGTGTTAGAGATAAAAAATTGATAGATTATAATATCGAAAAACACTTAAAAGAAGTAGGATTATGGGATGAAGTTAAAGACCGTCTTCATGCTTCGCCCGAGAGTCTTTCCATTGGTCAGCAGCAACGCTTATGTCTTGCACGTGGACTTGCCGTAAAACCACGAATAATACTGGCAGATGAACCAACTTCTGCACTCGACCCAATTTCCAGTAAAATAATCGAAAACCTTTTTAGAAAACTAAAAGAGCAGTACACCATAATTTTGGTTACTCATGTATTAAGGCAGGCTGTCCGTTTGGCAGACAACGTAGTTTTTATGTCTAATGGAGAAATAATTGAACAAGGTAGTCCCGAAAAATTATTTAAAAATCCCGCAACCGATAAATTAAAAGAATACATGGTTGATGGCAACTAA
- a CDS encoding alginate export family protein, which translates to MLRLKYITGIIMLFCSVILSAQNDKFQISGELRPRILVDNGYKTPNTTGESSPVYTTQRTRLNALFNNEKLDVYISLQDVRFWGGENNYNASGVYGNTESISLHQAWAKLKIAELISLKIGRQIFSYDDQRILSKRNWNDYQVTYDAILTEYKIDKHRLHLGLSYNSDNKTVLSYPSVKFKTLDFLHYQYKLDKLTLSGIAVVTGNSLTDTTEQVFFKATYGTNAIYTTDKTNARLSAYYQHHINDKGGNISAFCISAYIERNIIEQLRFGLGIDYLSGNDDNSASTTNNRFDILYGRRHGWYGYMDYFNATPQQGLQDYMAKLTYKPRDNFNIQLHGHYFMLTADMHDDLRADKKLSHNLGQELDLIMKWKFHKMANLEFGYSLYGTTNTLAMIKGVNNEDLKTPQFCYLMLTIKPSKML; encoded by the coding sequence ATGTTACGATTAAAATATATAACAGGTATTATTATGTTATTTTGTTCTGTAATATTATCTGCACAAAACGACAAATTTCAAATAAGTGGTGAATTGCGTCCAAGAATCTTAGTTGATAATGGTTACAAAACACCAAATACAACCGGCGAAAGTTCGCCTGTTTATACAACACAACGCACCCGTTTAAACGCACTGTTTAATAATGAAAAATTGGATGTTTATATCTCACTTCAGGATGTGAGGTTTTGGGGTGGTGAGAATAACTACAATGCCAGTGGTGTTTATGGAAACACCGAAAGCATTTCACTTCACCAGGCATGGGCTAAACTTAAAATAGCAGAACTGATATCACTTAAAATTGGTAGACAAATATTTTCGTACGATGACCAGCGAATCCTTTCAAAGCGTAACTGGAACGATTATCAGGTTACGTACGATGCCATTCTTACTGAATATAAAATCGACAAACATAGGCTGCATTTAGGATTGAGTTACAATTCTGATAATAAAACTGTTTTGTCATACCCTTCTGTTAAGTTTAAGACTTTAGATTTTCTACATTATCAATACAAATTGGATAAATTAACCCTTTCAGGCATTGCGGTAGTAACAGGTAACTCGCTAACAGACACCACTGAACAGGTGTTTTTCAAGGCTACCTATGGTACGAATGCAATTTATACAACCGACAAAACGAATGCGCGTTTATCTGCATATTATCAGCATCATATAAACGATAAGGGAGGTAATATTTCTGCCTTTTGTATTTCAGCATATATTGAGCGTAACATAATAGAACAACTGAGATTTGGTTTAGGAATCGATTACCTTTCCGGGAACGATGATAATTCAGCATCAACAACAAATAATCGTTTTGATATTTTATATGGTCGTCGGCATGGATGGTATGGTTACATGGATTATTTTAATGCCACACCTCAGCAAGGTTTACAAGATTATATGGCAAAACTGACTTATAAACCAAGAGATAATTTTAATATTCAGTTGCACGGACACTATTTTATGCTTACCGCTGATATGCATGACGATTTAAGGGCAGATAAAAAACTTAGCCATAATCTTGGGCAAGAGCTAGACTTAATAATGAAATGGAAATTTCATAAAATGGCAAATCTGGAATTTGGTTATTCTCTTTATGGTACAACAAATACGCTTGCAATGATAAAAGGAGTAAACAATGAAGACTTAAAAACTCCACAGTTTTGCTATTTAATGCTAACGATTAAACCTTCAAAGATGCTTTAA
- a CDS encoding GIY-YIG nuclease family protein: protein MKTKKELKEEYKQMEFPMGVYQIKCTVNEKSFIDNSVDMLSKWNRHKMELRFGSHRNNELQKDWNQYGENNFSFKVLTELKKTEEENINYTRELKILQDAIIEELKIENTY from the coding sequence ATGAAGACAAAAAAAGAGCTTAAGGAAGAATACAAGCAAATGGAATTTCCTATGGGAGTTTACCAAATAAAATGTACCGTGAATGAGAAATCCTTCATCGATAATAGTGTAGATATGCTATCAAAGTGGAATCGCCATAAAATGGAACTCCGATTTGGAAGTCATAGAAACAACGAATTACAAAAAGATTGGAATCAATATGGAGAAAACAATTTTTCTTTTAAAGTTTTAACTGAGTTAAAGAAAACGGAAGAAGAGAATATAAATTACACCAGGGAATTAAAAATACTTCAGGATGCGATAATCGAAGAGCTGAAAATTGAAAACACGTATTAA